The Pochonia chlamydosporia 170 chromosome 1, whole genome shotgun sequence genome window below encodes:
- a CDS encoding polymerase (similar to Colletotrichum fioriniae PJ7 XP_007595911.1) has product MSSGVRAFLADLAKARESQHTNISRIRRGDSDGEVSLLYSNDLLDEALEIQVLSTDLTSYPQGSSFMIFTSSETCKPNIVSLLERIASSTKGSTLQDVIETLSARLTASFTDMHSDSSDSEGLLDDVYDDEYSASSEVDNFQILESAEESSGDDAFTEPLGYFHSAEELRRLYKDLRLAQKVGFTVGLFPNSPNCLLEAISISIRVSSLAIPSEAMSAWDVKPTDYIVLLVRILTVYPNLDTLLSAPALETCLHLRFGKCELAKPSMESMRLAFGYSPQAKEGSSTSQSTPSRFAQVYMSNSIDILLKNSFTTLLKLRREHGFTWDDAQGIFNDFTGRVASQIAVEHTNKSARHEVPISTHVPSSLQHDFALGDEANVSFPLVAMQFALRHFCKCTEYCMVCHLKLDNEFETLKPYVCSKDLCLFQYLSLGLGPNIEHEVISNPYVVDLLISFFYAGESQQSTRAFPRGLALKVPVVQHMVPHLEIETNLQSEEFWIRQARNEPEHVDVRKRIRDGDWFVMFIKNMGYVEKRICRVSAVLEDGCRFSFESINVVKEPTEKGEVVAEIDMAESEIAAQALKRSVNNSDETRRPGFIFPYEHDPDDLDGDQRALALTTLLDGMPTVLEMRDFLLAEPGRLLSSWKRMNRSALSLIRWIVASNTSYIVQDSPVTSGNPQPDGCCEIKPTSPDTALTSNMIRPLDDGWVQFRFAQGSPEKEFTFLKILRELKSKATSPEKPPSLFVWHGSPLGNWHSIIRTGLDFQDTRHGRACGNGVYFSSDQSVSMGYTGASNSGPKTPYSPVWRSSEMRIASAMSICEIVNKPEDFVCSSTCFVVDKTDWIQCRYLLVLVNPTPDALKSPLFAPSGPRCPGYLEQDPKHPIRSKTGSPPMQIPMSAISMARRQEALGATLTMSNAEMDSITTAIEDEANEWERRASGDDLNILLEAVRTDTPAKGEKRERSISRKTSWQDPESSAPPYKSPKLSADTGIDDSNTTNVLAVTSDKSKFQPGTLDYTTLPRLPPPSWAVSSPMALRTLNRELKQIHSIQERNEAASLGWYVDTSVIDNLFQWIVQFHSFDSTLPLAADMKSRGIDSIVLELRFGSNFPMSPPFARIIRPRFLPFLEGGGGYVTAGGAICSEMLTNSGWSPALSIESVLLQIRLGLCDTERPAKLDRNCGNMTEYGIGEAIDAYARAANSHGWKIPEDLKTIHIGWGELTPSMGVGSPYIGVG; this is encoded by the exons ATGAGCTCTGGTGTAAGAGCCTTTTTGGCAGATCTGGCCAAAGCCAGAGAATCGCAGCACACCAACATTTCGAGAATCCGAAGAGGTGATTCCGATGGCGAAGTGTCACTCCTATACTCCAACGACTTGCTGGATGAAGCATTGGAGATACAGGTTCTTTCCACAG ATTTGACTTCATACCCACAAGGTTCAAGCTTCATGATATTTACCTCGTCAGAAACTTGCAAGCCTAACATCGTCTCCCTTCTCGAACGCATCGCTTCCAGTACCAAAGGATCGACGCTCCAAGACGTCATTGAAACCCTGTCGGCTAGGTTAACAGCCAGCTTTACCGACATGCATTCTGACAGCTCTGACAGTGAGGGCTTGCTGGACGATGTCTACGATGACGAATATTCCGCCTCTAGTGAAGTCGATAATTTTCAAATCCTTGAAAGTGCCGAAGAGAGTTCAGGCGACGACGCCTTCACAGAACCACTGGGTTATTTTCACAGTGCTGAAGAACTTCGCCGACTCTACAAAGACTTGAGATTGGCCCAAAAAGTTGGATTCACGGTTGGACTATTCCCAAATAGCCCTAACTGTCTGTTAGAGGCAATATCGATATCCATCAGAGTTTCCAGCCTGGCCATTCCTTCGGAGGCGATGAGCGCGTGGGATGTTAAGCCAACAGATTACATCGTATTGCTGGTTCGGATCTTGACGGTGTATCCGAACTTGGACACATTGCTTTCGGCACCAGCGTTGGAGACTTGCCTACACCTTCGGTTTGGAAAATGCGAACTGGCCAAGCCATCGATGGAGTCTATGAGATTGGCATTTGGTTATAGTCCACAAGCCAAGGAGGGCTCTAGTACCTCGCAATCCACACCCAGCCGCTTCGCCCAAGTTTATATGTCCAACTCAATCGATATTCTCCTCAAAAATTCATTCACTACTCTGCTAAAGCTACGAAGGGAACATGGATTCACATGGGATGACGCACAGGGCATATTTAACGATTTTACCGGACGAGTTGCGTCACAGATAGCAGTGGAACACACAAACAAGTCAGCCAGGCACGAAGTTCCCATCTCCACACACGTTCCGTCGAGCCTTCAACACGATTTTGCACTGGGCGATGAAGCCAATGTAAGTTTCCCGCTCGTTGCAATGCAATTTGCACTTCGGCACTTTTGCAAATGTACGGAATATTGTATGGTGTGTCACCTGAAACTCGACAATGAATTTGAGACTCTCAAACCCTATGTCTGTTCCAAGGACCTTTGCTTGTTCCAATATCTATCTTTGGGATTAGGcccaaacattgaacacgAGGTCATCAGCAACCCATATGTCGTTGATCTTCTCATCAGCTTCTTTTATGCTGGTGAGAGCCAGCAAAGCACCCGAGCATTTCCTCGTGGGTTAGCCCTGAAAGTGCCCGTTGTGCAGCACATGGTGCCTCATCTTGAGATCGAGACAAATCTTCAATCTGAAGAATTCTGGATCCGACAAGCTAGAAATGAGCCGGAACATGTTGATGTACGCAAGAGAATCAGAGATGGTGACTGGTTTGTAATGTTCATAAAAAACATGGGAT ACGTCGAAAAACGCATCTGCCGTGTTTCAGCAGTTCTAGAGGACGGCTGTCGCTTCTCGTTCGAAAGCATAAACGTGGTCAAGGAGCCGACAGAGAAGGGAGAAGTAGTCGCTGAAATAGACATGGCGGAAAGCGAGATCGCGGCACAGGCATTGAAAAGGAGCGTAAACAATTCTGACGAAACCCGACGGCCGGGGTTTATATTTCCCTACGAGCATGATCCTGACGATCTTGACGGCGACCAGCGAGCCCTCgcgttgacgacattgctTGATGGCATGCCAACTGTGCTGGAAATGAGAGACTTCTTACTGGCAGAACCGGGACGTTTGCTCTCCTCTTGGAAACGAATGAATCGCTCTGCGCTGTCGTTGATACGCTGGATTGTCGCTTCAAACACCTCTTACATTGTGCAGGACAGTCCCGTTACGTCCGGCAACCCTCAGCCTGACGGCTGCTGCGAAATTAAACCGACATCTCCTGACACTGCATTGACTTCGAACATGATTCGTCCCCTCGATGACGGTTGGGTGCAGTTCCGGTTTGCGCAAGGATCACCCGAGAAAGAATTTACGTTTCTCAAAATCCTACGAGAGTTGAAGAGCAAAGCTACTTCCCCAGAAAAACCACCGAGTCTCTTCGTTTGGCATGGAAGCCCCCTTGGCAACTGGCATAGCATCATCCGCACAGGACTCGATTTCCAGGACACGCGGCACGGGAGGGCTTGCGGAAATGGGGTGTATTTCAGCAGTGATCAGAGTGTGAGTATGGGGTATACTGGAGCTTCCAATTCAGGTCCTAAAACA CCATATTCACCAGTGTGGAGAAGCTCAGAGATGCGAATAGCCTCTGCCATGAGTATCTGCGAGATTGTCAACAAACCAGAGGATTTTGTATGCAGCAGTACTTGCTTTGTTGTAGATAAAACGGACTGGATACAGTGTCGGTACCTCCTGGTGCTAGTGAACCCGACCCCCGATGCACTCAAAAGTCCTCTTTTCGCGCCGTCTGGCCCACGATGCCCCGGATACCTCGAGCAGGACCCCAAGCATCCGATTCGATCGAAGACGGGGTCACCACCGATGCAGATTCCAATGAGTGCTATTTCCATGGCCAGAAGGCAAGAAGCGTTGGGTGCGACATTGACCATGAGCAATGCCGAGATGGATTCCATTACAACTGCCATAGAAGATGAGGCCAACGAATGGGAAAGAAGGGCCAGTGGCGATGATCTAAACATTCTGCTGGAAGCTGTAAGGACAGACACGCCAGCCAAGGGTGAGAAGCGCGAACGAAGCATATCGCGAAAGACGAGCTGGCAAGACCCAGAATCGTCAGCTCCACCCTACAAAAGTCCAAAACTGAGCGCTGATACCGGAATCGACGACTCCAATACCACAAATGTGCTTGCCGTTACCTCAGACAAGTCAAAATTCCAACCAGGCACCTTGGACTATACAACCCTACCCAGGCTCCCACCTCCCAGCTGGGCAGTGTCGTCTCCAATGGCCCTTCGGACCCTTAACAGAGAATTGAAACAAATTCACAGCATTCAAGAACGGAATGAGGCCGCGTCATTGGGCTGGTATGTTGATACATCAGTTATTGACAACCTCTTTCAGTGGATTGTCCAATTTCACTCGTTCGACTCGACCCTGCCTCTTGCCGCAGACATGAAATCGAGAGGAATTGACAGCATTGTACTGGAGCTTCGCTTCGGTAGCAATTTCCCAATGAGTCCACCATTTGCGCGGATTATCCGCCCTCGTTTCCTGCCCTTTCTAGAGGGAGGTGGCGGGTACGTCACTGCCGGAGGAGCGATTTGCTCTGAGATGCTGACCAACTCCGGGTGGTCACCTGCCCTGAGTATAGAGAGTGTTTTGCTCCAAATTCGCCTGGGTCTCTGTGACACCGAACGTCCAGCGAAATTAGACAGGAATTGCGGCAACATGACAGAGTATGGCATTGGGGAGGCTATAGATGCCTATGCTCGAGCAGCGAATAGCCACGGATGGAAAATACCCGAGGATTTGAAGACCATCCATATAGGATGGGGCGAGTTGACGCCAAGCATGGGTGTTGGAAGCCCATACATAGGTGTGGGATGA